The Mycolicibacterium fluoranthenivorans genomic interval TGGCGCGGTGTATTTGGTACCGCCAGTGAGAAGCAGGATTCCCAGAACAGCGAAGGCAATCATCGAATAGATCTGGGGTGGTCGCCACACTAAGGGCACCAGCATCATCACGAAATCGATCGCCGGAACCACCATGTATCCGCGGATACGGCTGACGAGTGGCCTACTCGGCGCAGTCTTGTCGATCTGACGCGGTTCGATGGCGGTAGTCGGGAAGAGGTTCGTTCTCGGTGCGCTGGTGCGTTCCCAACGCGTACGCGGTGAATCGATTGCGCCCGAAGCTAGTTTCTTAACCGTGACGGCGACCCTTGCGGTTTTTCCAGCGGCAGGGACATGCGAAATCGCGTCAGCTACGTCCGTCACTTGCCCGTCCGTTCGAAGTCAGCAAACAATTTGTCCTCCGAGTGATGTTGCGTATGTCGACGCTAAGGCCGATATCTCGCTGACGACACCGTCAATTGGAGCAATGTTTCGTGAGTGGTTGCTCGATAGTGAACGTCCTTGTCCGCTATCGCTGGAGAAGTGATGAAGAGCTGGGCGCAAGATTTGCTGGATTGCTGGAAGGTTGCGATGTGCAATGTGGGGCTGCGTTCTGCATCCGTCATGGCGCTCCTCCCATCTTTTGTGCAGTTCAGAAGGATAGTAGTGGGCCCACATCAGGTTTGCACAGTGAATTATTAACGTTCCTGAAGGTAAATCTCAATCTGTATCGCGGGACCCGGTGGGCGGCGGTAAAGATGCAGGTAGGGGGCATTTGGTCGCTAGCTGCCGGGGGGTCTTATTGTGATGTGAGCACCGCGGGGCGTTGGGGCTAAATTCGACCGATTCGATCTTGTCCATGTTTGCTGGAAATGACGATATGCCGGCCGAGTGGCGCTCGGTTGGATGCTCCTGGAAGTCCGCACTGTAATTCGCCAGAATGCCTACATTGCGACATATTTCTTATGCACTTCTGCACGCTTTGCCTTCATCGGGCAAAGCGACCGGTGGGGGTGGGTGTCCAGGTACGCGGTTGCGTTGTTGGTTGTGCCGCAGCTTTCTTGCCTGATCGGATCCGAATTGTTGATGCGGTGAACGCGCCACTGTGCTGACCGTGGGCAATGTGGACGCGACGGAGCCTGGCGTAACTGTGGATCTAGCCTGTGGGGTAGCTGAACGGGCTGTTCAGTTGCCGCATGTAATTGGGCGCGTGTCCGTCGGCTTAGTCCCCGACCGCGTCCAGGGACTGGCAGCTACGCACGGCATGTAGCGGGTACGTCGCGTCAATCGGCGTGACCTGCCTGTGAGCCGACAATCGTAAACGAGATGTAAATTCTCGGGGCCGCAGAGCGGCGCTTGGCAGAGGCTTCTCGCCGCGACGCGTCGGCTCAGATGCCCAATAGCCCGGCCGCGAGCAGCACTGCACCCACCACCGCCAGCAGGCCTGCGACTTCGTTACGTCGACGCGCGTGGATCCAATCGTTCAGCCCCGCCATCGCGGCGCTGGTCTTGGCCGGGGCCATCATGTAGGCGATCAACGGAATCTCGACCAACGCAAATGCCACCACGTTGAACGCGATGAGTGCACCGAGTTGAGTGGACGCGCCTGCGCCAGACGCCATGATGACGGCAAGAGCGGCTAGGTAGTCCACAGACGGAAGCGCAATCCCGAGCCCGACAGCTCCGGCCACCCAAAGGGATTCTCCCTCCAGCGCCCGCGTCAGCCACTCCGGAGGTGTACGAGCCGTCCCCGGCGTCACAGCGACCGCGAGCGCTGCTAACACTGCAAGTGCTCCAATGGCGATCTGCACGCGGGGCAGAGTGAAATGTGCCTCAGGAAGTCGTCTTCCTATGACGAACAGCACCGTCACGCCGACGGCCAGACCCATCGCGAAGCCCGCGGCCAGGAATGTCGCCAGTTGCAGGTGCGGGCGCGGCCTGCTCAGCATGACCGCCGCCATGCCGATGCGGAATGGTTCCAGGCTGACCGCGACGGCCATCACCAGGAGGGTGAGCCACATGTGTCGGTTAGTCGCTCGGGAGGGCGGCCGAGCGACGGCACAATTCGAGGATCGGAGGGAGCAACTCGGCGATATTGGCCCCGATGGCGGTGAAGTACTCCGCGTCCTGGCCGATCGGGTCGGGAATGCTGGCCACCGGGCGGCCGGAGAGGCGCGGGCGCAACGTCGCGAGGTCGGCAATGCTGAGTGGGTCGTACTCAGCAGCCAGCAACGCGGCCTCACCCAAGGTGAAGGTCTTGCACAGTTGTCGCGGAGCGAGTTCTAGTACGCCGTTGCGGTGTGTGGTCGTCATCGTGAGCACCAGGTCCGCGTTGTTGGCGATGAGAGGTGTCAGATGTCGTGCCACAAAACCGGATGCGTCCCCGCCCAGGTGTTCGAGGACGCGGGCGGCTTGGGCGTGCATCGGATGCCCTATGACGGCGCGGGTGCCGGCACTGGTCGCCGTGAAGCCAGGAATCTGTAGCTCGGCGTTAAGCGCAGTCGACAGTCGCTCCGCCGTAGGGGATCGACATATGTTTCCAGTGCAAACGAATAGGACGTGCAGACCAAGCTCCTGGTTCCCGTTGCTGCAGATGGACGTGCAGATCCCCGCTGTGACCGCAACGTTAGTCCACAGCCGGGAGCCGTATGCCACGATGGCCGCGTGAAAGGAATCATCCTGGCAGGGGGTTCGGCGACACGCCTGCAGCCCATTACGCTCGGGGTGTCCAAGCAATTGATCCCGGTCTATGACAAGCCAATGGTGTACTACCCGCTGTCGACGCTCATGCTGGCCGGCATCCGCGACATCCTGGTGATCACCACGCCCCGCGACGCTGTCAGTTTCGAACGGTTGCTCGGCGATGGTTCGCGATTCGGCGTGTCTATCACCTACGCTCGGCAACCGTCACCGGACGGACTGGCACAAGCGTTCAC includes:
- a CDS encoding GAP family protein; the protein is MWLTLLVMAVAVSLEPFRIGMAAVMLSRPRPHLQLATFLAAGFAMGLAVGVTVLFVIGRRLPEAHFTLPRVQIAIGALAVLAALAVAVTPGTARTPPEWLTRALEGESLWVAGAVGLGIALPSVDYLAALAVIMASGAGASTQLGALIAFNVVAFALVEIPLIAYMMAPAKTSAAMAGLNDWIHARRRNEVAGLLAVVGAVLLAAGLLGI
- a CDS encoding low molecular weight phosphatase family protein; this encodes MAYGSRLWTNVAVTAGICTSICSNGNQELGLHVLFVCTGNICRSPTAERLSTALNAELQIPGFTATSAGTRAVIGHPMHAQAARVLEHLGGDASGFVARHLTPLIANNADLVLTMTTTHRNGVLELAPRQLCKTFTLGEAALLAAEYDPLSIADLATLRPRLSGRPVASIPDPIGQDAEYFTAIGANIAELLPPILELCRRSAALPSD